One stretch of Bosea vaviloviae DNA includes these proteins:
- a CDS encoding AMP-binding protein — MNAISAAAAKPDPRPWLAQYPAAVPPELDATKVGTLADLVHAACTTYAARPAFESFGKTISFAETGRAAQAFAAWLQAQGFKKGDRIALMMPNILAYPATIFGALIGGFTVVNINPLYTARELTHQINDSGARVLVVIENFAHVVEEAKPNLKLDAIVIATAGDLMGFKGTIVNFVARKIKKVVKSFNLPGSISLKGILAGPSVMAPVTVSPDDVAFLQYTGGTTGVAKGATLTHRNVASNVEQCALWLGWALEPPLGRSDYQHVMVTALPLYHIFALTCCCMFMLRIGAKGLLIANPRDIAGFVKLLKTSRITLFSGVNTLYNALANHPEIRQVNFEELRFAVAGGMATQAAVARHWKEVTGRPIVEGYGLSETSPVASANRPDISEFTGTIGYPLPSTDFAIRDAEGHDMAPGEPGEICIRGPQVMVGYWNRPDETQKVMTADGYFRSGDVGVLLPDGQIKIVDRMKDMVLVSGFNVYPNEVEEVLASHPGVLEAAVIGLPDEHSGEAVTAFVVKKDEALTAEALRAFCKDSLTGYKVPKQIVFRDSLPKTNVGKVLRRALREEVASHK; from the coding sequence ATGAATGCGATAAGCGCCGCCGCGGCGAAGCCTGACCCGCGTCCCTGGTTGGCGCAATATCCCGCTGCCGTGCCGCCGGAACTCGATGCGACCAAGGTCGGCACATTGGCCGATCTTGTCCACGCCGCCTGCACGACCTATGCCGCGCGCCCGGCCTTCGAGAGCTTCGGCAAGACGATCAGCTTCGCCGAGACCGGCCGCGCCGCACAGGCCTTCGCCGCCTGGCTGCAGGCGCAGGGCTTCAAGAAGGGCGATCGCATCGCGCTGATGATGCCCAACATCCTGGCCTATCCGGCGACGATCTTCGGGGCGCTCATCGGCGGCTTCACCGTCGTCAACATCAACCCGCTCTACACGGCGCGCGAGTTGACGCACCAGATCAACGATTCCGGCGCTCGCGTGCTGGTGGTGATCGAGAACTTCGCCCATGTCGTCGAGGAGGCGAAGCCCAACCTCAAGCTCGACGCCATCGTCATCGCCACTGCCGGCGACTTGATGGGCTTCAAGGGCACGATCGTCAATTTCGTCGCCCGCAAGATCAAGAAGGTGGTCAAATCCTTCAACCTGCCGGGCTCGATCTCGCTCAAGGGCATCCTGGCGGGGCCGAGCGTGATGGCGCCGGTCACGGTTAGCCCGGACGACGTCGCCTTCCTGCAATATACCGGCGGCACGACCGGCGTCGCGAAGGGTGCGACGCTGACGCATCGCAACGTCGCCTCCAATGTCGAGCAATGCGCCTTGTGGCTGGGCTGGGCGCTGGAGCCGCCGCTGGGCCGCAGCGACTACCAGCACGTCATGGTCACGGCCCTGCCGCTCTACCACATCTTCGCGCTGACATGCTGCTGCATGTTCATGCTGCGCATTGGCGCCAAGGGGCTGCTGATCGCCAATCCGCGCGACATAGCCGGCTTCGTCAAACTGCTGAAGACGAGCCGGATCACGCTCTTTTCCGGCGTCAACACGCTCTACAACGCATTGGCGAACCACCCGGAGATCCGCCAGGTGAATTTCGAGGAGCTGCGCTTTGCGGTTGCCGGTGGCATGGCGACGCAAGCCGCCGTCGCCCGGCACTGGAAGGAAGTCACCGGCCGGCCGATCGTCGAGGGCTATGGCCTGTCGGAGACCTCGCCGGTGGCTTCGGCGAACCGGCCCGACATTTCCGAGTTCACCGGCACGATCGGCTATCCGCTGCCCTCGACCGATTTCGCCATCCGCGATGCCGAGGGCCACGACATGGCGCCTGGCGAGCCTGGCGAGATCTGCATCCGCGGGCCGCAGGTCATGGTCGGCTACTGGAATCGCCCCGACGAGACGCAGAAGGTGATGACCGCCGACGGCTATTTCCGCTCGGGCGATGTCGGCGTGCTGTTGCCCGACGGACAGATCAAGATCGTCGACCGGATGAAGGACATGGTCCTGGTCTCGGGCTTCAACGTCTATCCCAACGAGGTCGAGGAGGTGCTCGCCAGCCATCCCGGCGTGCTGGAGGCAGCCGTGATCGGCCTGCCCGACGAGCATTCCGGCGAGGCCGTCACCGCCTTCGTGGTCAAGAAGGACGAAGCGCTGACCGCCGAGGCCCTGCGCGCCTTCTGCAAGGACAGCCTGACCGGCTATAAGGTGCCCAAGCAGATCGTCTTCCGCGACAGCCTGCCCAAGACCAATGTCGGCAAGGTGCTGCGCCGCGCGCTGCGCGAGGAGGTCGCCTCCCACAAATGA
- a CDS encoding elongation factor G — MAATSRNEGNANGVRGGGPRCIAIVGPFQSGKTTLLESILERCGGVSRAGSVKTGNSVGDASAEARSHQMSTELNVASVEFLGERFQFVDCPGSVEFLHEMRHVLPVIDAAVVVCEADDRKAPALELVLRELEEADIPRFLFLNKIDTASRRVRETLGILQRASRTPLLLRQIPIWQKGIAVGFIDLALERAFIYREHAPSEIVPLVSEETGREKEARFSMLEKLADYDDALMEDLLGDMEPPRDRIFDDLARELQHRHVVPVLIGSAERGNGVTRLLKALRHEAPGLGETRGRIGVVAEGAPLAQVMKTWHSGQGGKVSLARMLRGRLAEGDVVTSSGGVEARIAGVLAVKGMEQTRKPAAEEGEIAAFARLEGVVTGDALTLGKLRASVVSSVAPPEAVHALAVSVKDRKDDVRLAAALARLAEEDTALTLTHLPEFGEMRLSGQGEMHLRVTLERLAGRYGVSVESSPPQIGHRETIRGKAGARGRHRKQSGGHGQYGDVVLEVSALPRGEGIRFVDRITGGVVPRQYIASVEAGMRDFCQNGPLGFPLVDIEVTLTDGSYHTVDSSDMAFRQAARIAMGEAVPQAKPVLLEPILAVEVVIPSEAMSRASAIVSSRRGQILGYDSRPGWRGWDQINALIPEAEMPGLIVELRSATAGVGSFSARFNHLAELAGKPAEAIVASHALAQAR, encoded by the coding sequence ATGGCTGCGACATCCCGGAACGAAGGAAACGCAAACGGAGTCAGAGGCGGGGGCCCGCGATGCATCGCCATCGTCGGCCCCTTTCAGAGCGGCAAGACGACCCTGCTCGAAAGCATCCTGGAGCGCTGCGGCGGCGTCTCCCGCGCGGGCTCGGTCAAGACCGGCAACAGCGTCGGCGATGCGAGTGCGGAGGCCCGCTCGCATCAGATGAGTACGGAGCTCAACGTTGCCTCCGTCGAATTTCTCGGCGAGCGCTTCCAGTTCGTCGATTGTCCCGGCTCCGTCGAGTTCCTGCACGAGATGCGCCATGTCCTGCCGGTGATCGACGCCGCGGTGGTGGTCTGCGAGGCGGATGACCGCAAGGCGCCGGCGCTCGAACTCGTGCTGCGCGAGCTCGAGGAAGCGGATATTCCGCGCTTCCTGTTCCTGAACAAGATCGACACCGCCTCGCGCCGGGTGCGCGAGACGCTCGGCATCCTGCAGCGCGCCTCGCGCACGCCCCTGCTGCTGCGCCAGATCCCGATCTGGCAGAAGGGCATCGCGGTCGGCTTCATCGATCTCGCGCTGGAGCGCGCCTTCATCTACCGCGAGCATGCGCCCAGCGAGATCGTGCCGCTCGTCTCCGAGGAGACGGGGCGCGAGAAGGAAGCGCGCTTCTCGATGCTGGAGAAACTCGCCGATTACGACGACGCGCTGATGGAGGATCTGCTCGGCGACATGGAGCCGCCGCGCGACCGCATCTTCGACGATCTCGCGCGGGAATTGCAGCATCGCCATGTCGTGCCCGTGCTGATCGGCTCGGCCGAGCGCGGCAATGGCGTGACGCGCCTGCTCAAGGCGCTGCGGCACGAGGCTCCCGGCCTTGGCGAGACGCGTGGACGCATCGGCGTCGTGGCCGAGGGCGCGCCGCTCGCGCAGGTGATGAAGACCTGGCATTCCGGCCAGGGCGGCAAGGTCTCGCTTGCCCGCATGCTGCGCGGCAGGCTGGCGGAGGGCGATGTCGTGACCTCGTCGGGCGGCGTCGAGGCGCGGATCGCAGGCGTGCTTGCGGTCAAGGGCATGGAGCAGACGCGCAAGCCGGCGGCGGAGGAGGGCGAGATCGCCGCCTTCGCGCGGCTCGAAGGCGTGGTGACCGGGGATGCCCTGACGCTGGGCAAGCTGCGCGCGAGCGTGGTGAGCTCGGTCGCGCCGCCCGAAGCTGTGCATGCGCTGGCTGTCTCGGTGAAGGACCGCAAGGACGATGTCAGGCTGGCGGCGGCGCTGGCGCGATTGGCGGAGGAGGATACCGCGCTGACGCTCACGCATCTGCCGGAGTTCGGCGAGATGCGCCTGTCCGGCCAGGGTGAGATGCATCTGCGCGTCACGCTGGAGCGGCTCGCCGGGCGCTATGGCGTGTCCGTCGAGAGCAGTCCGCCGCAGATCGGTCATCGCGAGACCATCCGGGGCAAGGCCGGCGCGCGCGGCCGGCACCGCAAGCAGAGCGGCGGGCATGGGCAATATGGCGATGTGGTGCTGGAGGTCTCAGCCCTCCCGCGCGGCGAGGGTATTCGCTTCGTCGATCGCATCACCGGCGGCGTGGTACCCCGGCAATATATCGCCTCCGTCGAGGCCGGCATGCGCGATTTCTGCCAGAACGGGCCGCTCGGCTTTCCGCTGGTCGATATCGAGGTGACGCTGACCGACGGCTCCTATCACACGGTCGATTCCTCCGACATGGCGTTCAGGCAGGCGGCGCGTATCGCCATGGGCGAGGCCGTGCCGCAGGCGAAGCCCGTGCTGCTGGAGCCGATCCTGGCTGTCGAGGTGGTGATCCCCTCCGAGGCGATGTCGCGGGCCTCGGCCATCGTCTCGAGCCGGCGCGGACAGATCCTCGGCTATGATTCGCGGCCGGGCTGGCGCGGCTGGGACCAGATCAATGCGCTGATCCCCGAGGCGGAGATGCCGGGGCTGATCGTCGAGCTGCGCTCGGCGACAGCCGGGGTCGGTTCGTTCAGCGCCCGCTTCAACCATCTTGCCGAACTCGCCGGCAAGCCGGCCGAGGCGATCGTTGCCTCGCATGCCCTGGCGCAGGCGCGATGA
- a CDS encoding SDR family NAD(P)-dependent oxidoreductase, with product MPESLHKIALVTGAARGIGLATARRFLSEGWRVALLDIEGEVLAQAVAEIARPEATLALTCDLGDPEQITAAFAALTARFGRLDALVNNAGTAVFKPLLETTHEEWNRVLAVNLTGPFLTVQAAAPLMADTGGGAIVNITSISGLRASTLRVAYGTSKAGLAHLTKQQAAELASLGIRVNAVAPGPVDTAMAKAVHSAEIRADYRDAIPLARYGLEEELAEAIFFLCSDRASYITGQVLAVDGGFDAVGIGLATLRGERRNR from the coding sequence ATGCCTGAAAGCCTCCACAAGATCGCCCTCGTCACAGGCGCCGCGCGCGGCATCGGGCTTGCCACCGCGAGGCGTTTTCTCTCCGAGGGCTGGCGGGTCGCGCTGCTCGATATCGAGGGCGAAGTGCTGGCGCAGGCCGTGGCCGAGATCGCGCGGCCCGAAGCGACGCTGGCGCTGACCTGCGACCTTGGCGACCCCGAGCAGATTACCGCTGCCTTCGCCGCGCTGACGGCCCGCTTCGGACGGCTCGATGCATTGGTGAACAATGCCGGCACGGCAGTGTTCAAGCCGCTGCTGGAAACCACTCATGAAGAATGGAACCGCGTGCTCGCCGTCAACCTGACCGGTCCGTTCCTGACCGTGCAGGCGGCCGCACCGCTGATGGCCGATACCGGCGGCGGCGCGATCGTCAACATCACCTCGATCTCGGGCCTGCGCGCCTCGACGCTGCGGGTCGCCTACGGCACCAGCAAGGCCGGGCTCGCCCATCTCACCAAGCAGCAGGCGGCGGAGCTCGCCAGCTTGGGTATCCGCGTCAACGCGGTCGCGCCCGGCCCGGTCGATACCGCCATGGCCAAGGCGGTGCACTCGGCCGAAATCCGCGCCGACTACCGCGACGCCATCCCGCTCGCTCGCTACGGGCTGGAGGAGGAACTGGCCGAGGCAATTTTCTTTCTGTGCAGCGACAGGGCGAGCTACATCACCGGGCAGGTTCTGGCGGTCGATGGCGGGTTCGACGCGGTCGGCATCGGGCTGGCGACGCTGCGTGGGGAAAGGCGGAATCGCTGA